CTAACTACCTGTAGGACCAAGGGTGGCTTTTTCTAGCTTAAGTAGACTTCAGGTGGGAAAATGCAAGTTTTGTGTCTCACTCTCTACAGCCTTTCTCACATCTTTGGGTATCCTCCTTAGAGCAGTTTGCCTTGTGTCTGGCGTTTTTGTGCACTTAGTAATGTATGattcaaaaaataaatgcataaagaGTGCATTTCTTTGAGAAATAAAGCCTTTTTAAAGACTTGgtttctgtttgctgttttctcttaCTGTGAGAACACTGCAAGTTCAACTGTTGCAGTTAGGCTTGGGTTTTAACAAGCTCAACTTTTGTTTCTTGTAGGCTGTGTTCAGTAATGTGAGACACTGTTTCTGTTTGCAGAATGTGATGTTTCTGGCAGCTCTAAAGAAGGTAGTTTGTGGATGAGGGAAGAGGTTCTTTCTTCTAGgtgtttctttcagcttttgggTGAACTCTGCAGTCAGGATAATTGGGCTCTCCTGTGATTACTtcaggctggggagcagctttGTGGATGCAGCTCTGGCCAGTGATGCTGCTGGTGGCTCGTTTTGGTGTTGGTAGCTCTTAAGTCAACTCCTTTTGAAGGCTCGACTAGTGTGGCTCATGGGATGTGGTTTTTTAGGTGGGGTTTTTAATGTCTCCCTCTTTAACAGGAGCTGCTAAATTCCATCCAGTAGCTGTCCTGCCTATAACCTTACCAAATGCTTTGGCAATACTTGAAGTAGAAGTAGTCACAAAACTTTAGGTTGTGTtggagctttttaaaattttgctctCTGTGCCAGCTCACAGGCTCTGTAGAAAGGGCAGAGACttttagactttaaaaaaaaattgcttataCGTCTCTTTCCAGCAACCAAAGGACATTTGTGCCATGGTTGGGTTCTGTTCTTCTGTGAAGTCTGTTCCTCTTCAGCCTCTGGTGCCAGCTCAGGTGGTTCACGAGGTGAAAATGGAAATTGTGGAGGTAAGATGGGCTTTTTGtactttgctttccttttttgctttatCGTAACAAACTAGGTGAAAAAGATGAGCTTTCGTGCACAGAATAATCCAAGCCTTCCTGCCTACAAATTCCTGGCCTTTTCTTGTTTCTGATACTGGTTTGTGAAGTAGGAAAGCTGGCTGATTTGTTTGAACAGCAGAGCCTACAGTGAACCAGAGCTACAAGGCAATGCTTCAGGATTGAAAGGGCACTCTTGTTCCAGCAGTTCTGAACGACACCTTCAATGTAAATTCTGTTTGAGTTTTGCTCTTTGTTTGGAGTCATACTTTGATCCCTTTTAAAAATGGGGCAGCACTCTGCATGTGCAGATGAGGGATCAGAATCAGAATGCTGAAGCTGTGAGTTTGGAGAGAAGCACCTTTGCTTCTCCAGAGGTTATTTTTACAAGCAGGGGTTGCTCTCAATTCTAGGAAATGTTGTTCTccattaatgtattttaaaaaccacaGTATATTTCCCTTGACTTCCGTCTCAGTGGGACTGCTTATTTCTTTGTGTCTGCTAAATTCACCTCCTTGTACAGCCTGGGGGTTGTAGTCTTAAAATTCGTCATACAAAATGCCTGTTTGCTCAGGCTTTTTACTGAGACCTTTGAGGCTGGTTTTGGGTTCTGTGTGACCTTTTGAATAGTGCCCAAACTGAGCAGCTAGGTAAATGCTGTTAGGGATTGTCCCGGTCGCGTGTGGTCCAGTGCTGAtttattgtgtgtgtgtgtttcttccGTGTACTCAGAAAGCCTCAGTTCAAGAGAAGACTTTTTCCTTGTGTGAAATCTGTGAGACCATGGTGAAAGAAGTGACCGGCCTCTTGGAGAGCAACAAGACAGAGGTGTGTGAGTGGTGGGCAGTGTGCCCCTTCCTGGGCTTTGGCTGAGATGGGGCTGCACAAGGAAAGTCAGCTTCACCGCCTGTTTTCACAACAGCCAAATTTCTATCCTGGGTGGGACAGAAAAGGTGTGCTTATGAGCAAACTTCCCTCCCTCATTTACTCCTCCTGCCCCGTGCTTCAGGAGGAGATTGTGCATGAGATGGAGGTGGTCTGCCGCCTGTTCCCGGGAAGTGTCAAGGACCAGTGCAAGGACTTCATCGAGGTCTATGGGCAGGCTGTGATCGACATGCTCTTGGAGGCAACAAATCCTGAAGCTGTGTGTGCCATGCTGAAATGCTGTGCAGTCAGCAAgcttccccagcagccaggtGGGTGACGAGGGGTCTGTGGCGCTCAGGATGAGCTGGCTCACCTATGACGAGATCTCTTGTGAGGACACTGCTGATGCTGCCTCCTTTCTACTCTTTGGGAGAAACTGTCCAAGCGCTGATGTTcggtttgttttttattttccttcttagtTGTAGTGAAACCTGCAGGCGGCTTCTGTGATATCTGCAAGATGGTAGTGGCTTATGCAGACAAAGAGCTGGAGAAGAATGCCACGACAGCTGAAATTGAAGCTTTACTGGAAAAAGTCTGTCACTTCCTGCCGGAGTCTGTCAGTGAACAGGTGAGATGTTTGTGCTGGAGGCAGACTAAAAAGCCATGGTCTTGGCTGGGAGTTGCCCCTGTTGATTTGTTGGGTTTACATAGGTTCTAACAGTGACAGTTACGCTTAACCTCATTTTCTCAGTGTTTCCTCTGATACTCTGTCCATATGCTAATTTTAGGTCCGTCTCTCAAGTGTCTCTACTTCTGCTATAAATGTCCAGGTACTCCTAACAGAGATCTCTGTGTTTGGCCAAGTGCCTTATCTCTGGCTGGAGACAAACTGTCCACAGGTGCAGCTGGGACTGGCTTGTGTCCAGCAACCTGATCTTTCACAGGTTTTTCCCTTTACTAATTAGCACCAAAACATAGCAGCTTCTCCTGTGCagtagggaaaaacaaaaacaaacaaacaaaatgaaaaaaccccaacaaaaaactGGGGGAAAGGCTTGATCTGAGGCGGTTGAATGACCTTGCGGACACTGCTGTGTGGCAGCCTGCCTTCCAGTCAGAGCAAGGCAGATGGAGATGATCAGAAAGGTGAAACAAGGAAtgctggaatggtttgggttggaagcgaCCTTAAAGACTGTCTAATTGCACCCcgcctgctgtgggcagggacatcttgcAGAGTATTTGGAAAAACTAGAGATCAGCTTCTCTTGCTGGGTTTTGTAACAGCCTTCTCTGCTAAAGGCTGGGAGGAGTTTGGGGCGCAGGGGGATTAGGTTTGCTCAGTTCCCATCCTTGGGAGTTGGCAGTCCCTTGAATAGATGTCTGCTTTTAAGGGCCTGAATTGACTGGCTGGATTGTTGTACTAATTTGCAGTCAGGAAAGGTTTGCCTGGCAATTCTCAGAGAACAGTGGGTGGGAGCTGttgaaggttttatttatttattttccctcaaCACTGATCCCGTTCAGGGGATTAATGAAGTAATTGGAAGTAGGCTGGTGTAATACTAATGGGACACCTGTTAGACCACTGATACCAAGATTTACCTGAAAATCTTATTAGGTGGCTGCTGAGCATCAGCAAGTGGCAACTGCTTATGAGTTTACTGGGGGTTGAATACAGAGGCTTAAAGCAGCTGTGGAACAGCTCTTCCTGCTGTGAGGCTGTTTAATAGCTGTGTTTGGTTTATTAATTGGTGCTGTTTGTCTCTGCTGAGAACAGCAGCATCTTActcagctctggagccagcctcTCCACTAGAGGGAGGGAGGCTGTTCTGGCaggaagtgctgctgctgccgccttGTCTGAGGGAACAGCTCGAGTACCAGTGCTTAGGAGCccttcctgctgtcctgctcaGGGTGCTTTGTCTCCAGCTGGTTCTGTGTGCTTTCCTCTTGAGACAGGCGTGATCTCCACTGTCAGAGACGAAGCTTTGCAGTCAAAGCTTCTTGTGCCTGGTTCTTTTCCCAAAGCCTGTCCTGTTTGGTACTTTTCCTTGTGACCCCTTCATCTCCTCATAGCGTGTCTacagccagctgcaggcaggtaTGAGCTAGCAGAAACAATGTTGTAGTTGCGTGATTAGTGCCTGACTCCTTTGCCGTGTGCAGAGCTCAAGCCTCTGCTTTATCCTTGTGGCGTGTGTTGTTGGGGTGTTTGGGGTAGCACGCAGGCCTGCCTACTGCAGACCACACATTCCTCTGCTTTCAGAGGCTCTAACAGGAGGATCTCTCACTGTGTTTTTTTACAGTGTGTGCAGTTTGTGGAACAGTATGAACCCGTGGTTGTGCAACTCTTGGCAGAGGTGATGGATCCCACTTTTGTTTGCACTGTGAGTACTGCGTTTGGTTTTATTGAGTGCGGGCTCTGATACAGTCCTGCCTACTGTCCTGGGCGCCTTTCAATGCCCAGCATGCAGAAACTCTGCTGGAATCAAAATCAGCACGCTGAATGCTTGGAGCAAGCCCCCGGTGCAGGGCCTGCGGCTTCCTGAATGGACAGCTGTCTGACTGCCAGGCCAGCGCAAGGAAGGGCAGAAGCAGAGAGCTGCCAGTGGTTGTCCTCTGCTGAGGTTCAGTGACAGGGTCTGATGTGCCCTGAACGTTTTTCAAAACTTGATAGGAAGGAGTTCCAGTAACTTCACTCTCCCCCGGGTCAGGTTACATGGCTGCTGGTTGAGCTCAGATGGGAGCTCAGACGTGAGGCTGCACTGGAGGTCTCCTGGTGCGGTGAGAAAGGCGctgactgtgctgctgctgttttcccagAAACTCGGAGTCTGTGAGTCAGCTAAGGAGCCTCTCCTGGGGAACGATGCCTGTGTCTGGGGTCCGGGCTACTGGTGTAAGAACATGGACACTGCTGCCCAGTGCAATGTACGTAAAGCAGCGTTCTGCCTCCGCTTTCCTACTGATCTTTGACAGCTCCTTCTGAGCTGTTTTTGGCTTCTACTGCACTTCCAAGTGGATGAATTCCTGttcacaaaaagcaaaaagggtACTAGTTTGATTGGAGGGTGTTTCGTGGCTCTTAGCTTTCTCAAAGctgattttcctctcttttttgtGTCCCACACCTGTCTGCTAGTATTTCAGAATCTTTAGTAAGGTACAGTGTCAGCTTTATATTTAGTCAGTGTTCCTGCAGCCAACAGACCATGTCACAATCTCTGAGGATCTAAAAATTGTCTTCCAGTATGGCTTTTTCTGCCAGGCCTTAATGGCTAAGGGTCATCAGCCTTCTTTCCTAAAGCTCCTGGCTGGTGAGGCTCAGGATGTTATTTATTCTAGTTGTCTTTGAAATCCCttactttaagaaaaacaaatttgctCCCAAGATCTTGGCTCAGGATAAGGTTGTTTGCTGCTTGTTTGcaaactggcttttttccctaatatcagCTATTTCTTCCCCTTTAGGCTGTTGATCACTGCAAACGTCATGTGTGGAACTAGAAGAAGAATTTCCAGTTCTGAAAGTTTGCCATGGCTCTTAGGAAATGTGGGCCGAGGTTGGCGGAGAGCTGTATCTCACCTGTCCCTCCTCTCCGCCTCATTAACAATTTGACCTTCAAGTTCCTTTGTTGTAACTCTTCTGTAGCAGTGCTGCTGTTGAAGGATCAGATTTTCGTTGTCGACTTAACAGACTTAACAAAGATACTTCTGATTGTACAGTTTAACCCATTATGCTCCTAAAAATAGTCAGGTGtgttgtagatttttttttttttttttaattggcaggctgaagtgttttttttgtgtgctgGGAAGAATGACAGAGATGGTGAAATGAGATGAGGCTCttatcttttaattaaaaaaaaaaagcaagatagCGACTAAACTTTCCAATGTCTTTCTGTAGGCAGCATTGGGAAGATTTTAcatgctttgcatttttaacaTCGGGCTggaatgtttattttctgtgtatggGAACTCTAAGGGATAATGTTGAATCCGGGAACCCTTTCGGCTGGAATTTTCAAAGCTGTACAGATGCAGAGGAGGGGGCTTTGTGTGCCCAGCTAGCTTTCAAAAATCACTGGAACTTAAAAAGATGCATTTGAGTGATCAGCCTTTTTGCATTTGAGTGACCACGCTTGTGGCTCATGGTGTTGTTTTTGCTAAGGAAAGCTTTCCCTCAGCCTTGGATCACATCCTTCTGATTTCCTTGGACTGCTCGGTCTCAGCGTGCGTGTTCTGCTGCCGAGCCCAGTCCAGTGGGATGTCAGTGTCCTGAAGCATGCTGGCCTGCCTGAGGAGTGACTCCCTTTTTTCTTATCCTAGTTGCTCAATTCTGCTTGGTCTTGCAGCTTCCCACAAGCAGCCAGCTGGGTACTGAGGAGGTAGCGTGAGCTGTCACTGGAAGATGGAGGAGGATCAagtcagcaggagctgggaatatGTCAGAGGGAGCTCAGCACTGAGGGTGGAATTTGTGTAAAAATGGGTTTTATTGTAACCTGTTTGCTCCTTcatctgtttttcctctcagtgtatttcagtcatttaaaacttaaaacttGAGAGGTGCTGTGAGGCCTGGGGGTACCTCCCACTGACGCCCTTCTGAGTAACTGGAGGTATGAATTGTTATCCAGGGTTCCCATTTCTCTTGGGAAATGCAGCAAACAGAGGTGGCAGGTGGTAGGAGCACTAAAATAGGTATTTGAAGCTCTGCTGGCACACTTGACAACCTGCCTTTCACTCCTCTCTGAAATTCCACTTAAATGGCctgaaatctcaaaaaaaaaaaaaaaaaaagccttcaagGCAGGCTGCTACCCTGGAAACATGGCAGGCCTTTGATGTGAAGGGTCCTTGGGAGTGAGAATCCTGCTTGTATTGCTTGGGACAGACCTTGCATTGGGTGTTAATCCCCAAAGCAGAGGCACTGAAGTAGCTCTGAGGAGACCTCTggaaaggagcagctgggcagaTGTGGAGCTTTGGAAATTCCATTCCGGTTCAGAAAGATGCTGGTAActcctgctgttcctgtggGGCAGCTGTAGCAGCAAACTAGAGTATTTTTCATTGGAAAACCACTGGACTGCAGGTTTCTGGTTCATCTGTGTACATACTAAaagcctgggcagtgctgacAGATGGCAATAGAGATTGTTCTCTCCCAATTCCTGAGTGCTGAAGCACTCATGGCTTTaaacaagaggggaaaaaaaaggaaaatttcccTTAAAGACATAAAATACCTGCAGCTTTCTGTCCTGGCAGGCTTGTGCAGTGGTTCTGGTGGTGTGTATGGGGTAGATAGAGCAGATAGGAGATGGGCTCCGTCCCTTGGGcatggctgccctggagggacGGGTTGTGTTACACCACGGCACGGAGGGTGGCATTTGGTGTTCTGAACTGGATGGTGTGATCCTCCTTGGGGGGAGGCGGGGCTGCACTGACCACTTGGCACGTTGggaaggttttattttcctggggtttttagTAGGATTCATGCTGGCAAGGTGAACCAGGGGAAGTCCTGTGCTGATGCTGGGAGTCCCTTTAGTTTTCTCCCTTCCTGTGGACTGTGGCACCTGACCTGCTTGAGTCATGCTGGGGGGATGCTGTGCAGTTGCTTTCTAAAGAACATTGtcttgatttttccttttttttttttttttttgcacaaaagCTTCCTTAATGAACAATAAAAAGTCTGTAAACCGGTCAGTTCATATGTCTCATTTTTCTCATTGGCAGAGGTTCTTGTTGAGGTTCCCCTtggctgcagggccaggagaagGCAACATCCCAAGGTGTCACTGGGAATCGGGCTGAAAGGATTCAGGTTCCCATTACGCTGCATGTCCCATCAAGCCTTTGTTCTGCTGAGCGTGGTTGCAGGTGGAAGAGGCTTGCCTGggattgctgctgctctcttcccTGGACAAACACAACGCCTGGTGTGAGGCAACAGCCCCGTGTTGCAATCGCTGCCTTGCGCAGGCCAGAGGGACTTCTTGATACCGGCCTTCCCTGCTGACTCGCGCTTAATGTGGCTTCCCGTGTGTCCTCATTCCTTGCCCGATTCCAGATACAATACAGAAGTGTCATTTAAAGGCAGGGGACATGGTGCTGTCACGTGGCTCCGGGACAGTTTTCCCTGGCCGTGCCCACCCTCTGCAACCAGGTTAGCgctgagcagcagcttctgggcTGCTTCTGACCTCCTGGGAATACCTGCCTGGCTCtggtccctccctccctggtgATGATTTTATAATCAAGGCATAAAGTGAGGGGTGTGGTAATTGCCCTGCGTAGGTGTGGATTCTCACTGCTTCTCCCAGCCCATCCAAGATTCCTCAGTCTGggagccagcagcacaggagaggaGCCAGCCACTGAGGACTCTTAGGAGCGGCATGGAGAGCAAATGGAGTGGCTTGGTGCTGATCATTTCTGTGTGCCTGGGCTCCTACCAAGGTAAGGCCAGGCCTGGGGCTAGGTAGGGTGTGGAGAGCCCATAAACCCTGCTGAATCCCAGAACTATTCCCAGCTTTGGTGTCTAATGTGGTGTTGGAGTTGGGTAGAGCTGGGAAAGGTGGCACCGCTGTCTGTGTTACCCACCTGGAGGTGACAACTGGAAATTTAGCCCTTAAAGGTGATCTCGGGGCAAAAGGGGTTTGTGCTCTGGGATTCAGGCACAGCAGGTGGTGTGCTGGGGCATGGAAGGAGTGGGCAGTGGATAGAGTGAGTGTCTGCAGcggtggggagagggagaggggctgttccctctcctgcccTTGGTCTTGGGGCCTGGCTGCCGGGGTGTGAGCTGAGGGAAGCCACTTGCTTGTCACGACAGCGTGCCCTTGCTGCCACCTGAAGCTGCCCTTTTCCCGAGGCTCCTCTCAGGAGATGCAGGAGGCAGGAAGTTGCTTGCTGAGCTCCGGGAGGGGTGATGTGCTCTGCTCACCTCAGGAGCCCTCTCAGCATCGGTGCTTGGGTATCTGTGAGCGAATCCTCCTGCAGGCAAACCTCTGCTGCCGTCCCTTagtcagctgctgcccagccccaggaaaCAAGCTGGGAAAGGCCTGTTCCTAACCTCTGGTCCTTGCTTGAGGGCGAATCGCTGCTTCTTGGGGAAATCTTCCCCGGAATAAGGGGAGCCCTGCTGTTACAAGCAAACCCCCCTTGTTTTAGGGCGAAGAGCCGCCCTTGCACCCCGGTCACCCCAGGCTCAGCCCATCGGGCTCCCCGGAGGGCCGTGCCCGGGTTTTGTGGCGGAGCGCTTGTGGGGTGCGCACGCGTGACCCGGGGCGGGGGGACGTGTCCGGGTGTTCCAGACAGCaacaggcagagcaggaaagtTCACCCGTGCTCGGCACGTCCAGCCCCGGGCTGACGCTGCCCCGGGAGCCGCACGGCTCGGGCGTGCTGCGGGACCGGGGACCCTGCGAGCCTCGGAGAAGGGTTTGGGAGCCGGCAAGAGCGTATTTATGGTTCTTGCTGTAACAGGGGCGTGCGCCAGGCCGGGAATTGGGGCGCTGGGGCCCACGCTGCCACCCCCGGGGTTTACATCACAACCGGCTCGCCAGGCTCTGCCGGCTGGGCCGGGGCTCCACGGAAcgccagcacagccctgccagagctggagctcGGCGCTGCACCCCCTGAGCAAAGCCCACCCCCTCCCGCGGGCCTGGCAGACAGGAATAGGGCAGCCGTGGCTGCAGCGGCACGGGAGCATCCCTGCCTCGCTCCTTTGCCAAAAATGGCATCTTTAATAACCCTGCTGCCCGTGTGCCTGGCAGCGTGCGGCGGCTCCAGCACGGCTTTGAAACGTGTCGGAGAGCTCACGGGACAGCAGTGGCCCCAGCCGCTTGCCCCGTGGCAGTGGTTTCCACCTGGGGAAGCTCcccctgctctcagctgctgcGTGTTTTGGTTAGTCCTAATTGTTTTCTGGCCCAGCGCTCGTTGCCTGACTTTCAGCCTGAGCAGGGTGAGGAGTCAGTGCTGAGCTGGGGATCCCTGCGAGCCAGGGAAGCGCGGGACAAAACCACCCGTGTCTTTTAGATCCTCCTGACCCCACCGTGGGGTCTGGGCTCCAACACAGATCCGCGAGAGATGCTGGGGGGCCAGCTCAGGAAAAAGCTCTGGGGTTGTTGTCTCCTTGGTTTTGGTGCTGCTCCTTAATGCCTCTGCTGACTTGCCATTCCTGTTTGCCCTGATGCTGGGGCTGAAAATCGTAACTATATCCTTCTCAGCTGATGCGGCGAGCGCGGCATCGCGCAGCTGGGAAGGTGTGTGGGAAGCCTGGGAACCCGGGGGGGCCTcgccctgccccggggctcGCCTGCCCCAGCGCCGCTGTCAGCCCGGTGGGGAAATCGGGGCTGAAGGAGCGCCCGGCGCCCGCCGAGCCGCGCCGGAGcgctgggggcagaggggcgGC
This portion of the Hirundo rustica isolate bHirRus1 chromosome 8, bHirRus1.pri.v3, whole genome shotgun sequence genome encodes:
- the PSAP gene encoding prosaposin isoform X3, with translation MARLLIFGLLSLLGLLAAAVASPVLWQKECVKGPEVWCQSIRTASQCGAVKHCQQNVWNKPAVSSIPCDLCKELVTVAGKVLKDNGTEDEIRSYLEKTCEFLPDPGLVSECKEIVDSYLPVIMDMIKEELDKPEVVCSALALCQSLQKHLAAMKLQKQLQTNKIPELDFSELASPFMANVPLLLYPQDKPKQKPKASGDVCQDCIQLVTDVQEAVKTNSSFVKSLVAHAKEECDRLGPGMSDMCKTYISEYSDLAIQMMMHMQPKDICAMVGFCSSVKSVPLQPLVPAQVVHEVKMEIVEKASVQEKTFSLCEICETMVKEVTGLLESNKTEEEIVHEMEVVCRLFPGSVKDQCKDFIEVYGQAVIDMLLEATNPEAVCAMLKCCAVSKLPQQPVVVKPAGGFCDICKMVVAYADKELEKNATTAEIEALLEKVCHFLPESVSEQCVQFVEQYEPVVVQLLAEVMDPTFVCTKLGVCESAKEPLLGNDACVWGPGYWCKNMDTAAQCNVRKAAFCLRFPTDL